Proteins encoded within one genomic window of Bombus terrestris chromosome 11, iyBomTerr1.2, whole genome shotgun sequence:
- the LOC100646511 gene encoding uncharacterized protein LOC100646511 isoform X3, which translates to MVSPSKIQHQEHKQPSRENKLNKHSHVRTKKELKSLEGKTFYLDIKNHATTAKIEAKIKDLGGVIELFLIRSVDLVISDRVDKTGYINFEKHKWGCASGGSGGPPSLRSLETPTPMPTPPTSFFSPECPLSNTTNLRGQTTQRSKSRVEAMLERALIQPQQCSVDPLYNAQNWGIPIWAIDKLQSWLDKIYSSVKDTNYLKQLRHSHQQSSTKDIKVRHLKGPYLKFESFQRNTRPVFVELPVWPTLNFHGDPGSCPFNTKRREKLEKLGKEVKENREGIPVINQEEKKEMTRRPRATVRTRRTEQLASGYCEICRIRYRDLAKHVQSDQHLSFVQNDDNFLSLDKLINAGANVEAFLKLNRGKNIEKDCNLFSNGDRNLHDTVLPEGKVNRNAKSLGDFDVGDIKMVQRNGARRNLSLRLNSSHNLRTRTRHESGHLLRSKGSPWHEADKTEKFYDEFEGFTIKKRAKGTIWIEEDEPGDKYIEEDELKESKQNEYKIKTFSAELEEKCCNEKNCETYNKLKDTNNQDIQRTINCNNEENSIENDTERIKQEQTLTRSKNHDQINGNIKNSCNENLLSTNDNSRIKPCKVSSGNETLKELTCKLQLENTPSSAKRLSEHNDINTGTICNGHSVRDEQKINRTLNNTEKNEAAKEEKSKCCKSNRRGSRSVRGRHRLSVEERLIEDNRAYYKVEVLGSKLRSSVLSNNNSQCTVQKDGDSEEKKEVPSSEKPVVVRFKRVRKSELSLLSDEAESFMFRELKRDDSSEISDDEQSSVLPRDTESECNDSGNSICPSSFLTSSSPVKSETTEDDSQDSLSLGRARKKRRTQAEALIKDNVDYYKFETPGSRLRYQAPLTGIKENQEKIEGNTVEKGIEIAKVYPSKPSPEVEKMQFSFEAVPKSEPWYQTYQRQDEGAEFWHYFSEGDSQKPFLLPYEIENFHEILIKNQNRAENKRKGRGRSMGCIGRSPRKSPRCHASTLAIMSTIIRKREQQQQQSSNLYTIDECQSIRSHANTPRPDQKTELKSDVDEDLKEMVKSIDEMLNNANDSFELIESFEPDITQIELNFYEPNIPRGPPPNLLELLDSCHDIVNYLENSSCASSECGEGSVESPLKRRKKRKNRTGWPGIKMKRRLQSKPLADINCDRENLVEKNIGQSEKDCNVQVTNMSNRLTEEGNIKIGTSVTSSITQDEQSLGFGQRKDDGRLFEVYTSNISSNTRHDENEKKDVHLHLIYATRLTGISY; encoded by the exons ATGGTATCGCCATCCAAAATTCAACATCAGGAGCACAAGCAGCCATcaagagaaaataaattaaacaaacacTCAC ATGTTCGTACAAAAAAGGAACTGAAATCATTGGAAGGAAAGACGTTTTACTTGGATATCAAGAATCATGCTACTACAGCTAAAATAGAAGCTAAGATTAAAGATTTGGGAGGA gtaatagaattatttttaatacggAGTGTAGACCTGGTGATTAGTGACAGAGTAGACAAGACTGGTtacataaattttgaaaaacatAAATGGGGTTGTGCCAGTGGAGGCAGCGGGGGACCTCCCTCGCTGAGGAGTTTAGAAACTCCAACCCCCATGCCAACTCCTCCAACATCATTTTTTAGTCCTGAATGCCCCTTATCTAATACAACCAATCTACGGGGTCAAACTACCCAAAGATCT aaaTCGCGGGTGGAGGCAATGTTGGAGCGTGCTCTGATACAGCCACAACAGTGTTCCGTGGATCCACTCTACAACGCTCAAAATTGGGGAATTCCTATTTGGGCAATTGATAAACTTCAGTCTTGGCTTGACAAAATCTACTCATCTGTTAAAGACAcgaattatttgaaacaattaaGACACTCGCATCAACAGAGTTCAACTAAAGATATAAAGGTCAGACACCTCAAGGGTCCTTATCTGAAATTTGAATCCTTTCAGAG GAATACTAGACCTGTATTTGTTGAACTACCTGTGTGGCCAACATTGAATTTTCACGGTGATCCAGGCTCTTGTCCTTTCAATACAAAGAGACGAGAAAAACTGGAAAAATTAGGgaaagaagtaaaagaaaacAGGGAAGGTATTCCGGTTATCAACCAAGAGGAG aaaaaagaaatgactCGGCGACCACGAGCAACTGTCCGCACTCGAAGAACAGAACAATTAGCTTCCGGTTATTGTGAAATTTGCCGCATTAGATATAGAGATCTGGCCAAACATGTGCAAAGCGATCAGCATCTTAGCTTTGTTCAAAATGATGATAATTTCTTGTCTTTGGACAAATTGATCAATGCAGGAGCCAATGTAGAAGcgtttttaaaattaaacagaggaaaaaatataga AAAAGATTGCAATTTGTTTTCCAATGGGGATCGTAATCTTCATGACACAGTATTGCCAGAAGGGAAGGTTAATAGAAATGCAAAAAGTTTAGGGGATTTTGACGTTGGAGACATAAAGATGGTACAACGTAATGGCGCACGTCGGAATCTCAGTTTAAGATTAAATTCTTCTCATAATTTACGTACACGTACAAGACATGAAAGCGGCCATTTATTAAGATCAAAAGGTAGTCCCTGGCATGAAGCCGATAAAACGGAGAAGTTCTATGATGAATTCGAAGGTTTTACTATCAAAAAGCGAGCGAAAGGGACAATTTGGATCGAAGAAGATGAACCAGGAGACAAATATATAGAAGAAGACGAATTAAAAGAATCTAAGCAAAATgaatacaaaattaaaacattctcggcggaattagaagaaaaatgttGTAATGAGAAAAATTGTGAAACATATAACAAACTTAAAGATACTAACAATCAGGACATACAAAGgacaataaattgtaataacgAAGAAAATAGTATTGAAAATGATACCGAAcgcatcaaacaagaacaaacTCTTACAAGGAGTAAAAATCATGATCAAATTAatggaaacataaaaaataGTTGTAATGAAAATCTTTTAAGTACAAATGATAACAGTCGTATTAAACCTTGTAAAGTTTCGTCTGGAAACGAAACTTTAAAAGAATTGACTTGCAAATTACAGTTAGAAAATACTCCATCAAGTGCAAAAAGGTTATCAGAGCACAATGATATCAATACAGGCACAATCTGTAATGGCCATTCTGTAAGGGATGAACAGAAAATTAATAGAACACTGAATAATACAGAAAAGAACGAAGCAGCAAAAGAAGAGAAATCAAAATGTTGCAAGTCAAATAGAAGAGGTAGTCGGAGCGTCAGAGGGCGGCACAGATTGTCCGTTGAAGAACGTTTGATTGAAGATAATCGTGCATATTATAAAGTGGAAGTGTTAGGAAGTAAGTTAAGATCAAGTGTATTGTCAAACAATAATTCCCAATGTACAGTTCAAAAGGATGGGGATAgtgaagaaaagaaggaagtgCCATCTAGTGAGAAACCAGTCGTTGTACGATTTAAACGTGTAAGAAAGTCGGAACTATCATTACTAAGCGATGAAGCAGAATCTTTTATGTTTAGGGAACTTAAACGAGATGATTCGAGTGAAATAAGCGATGACGAACAGAGTAGCGTATTACCAAGGGATACTGAAAGTGAGTGCAACGATAGCGGCAATTCTATTTGCCCTAGCTCATTCTTAACTTCTAGTTCACCTGTAAAATCGGAAACTACCGAAGACGATTCTCAAGACTCTTTAAGTTTGGGACGAGCTAGAAAAAAAAGACGGACACAAGCAGAAGCGCTGATCAAAGATAATGTTGATTATTACAAATTCGAAACTCCTGGTAGCAGATTAAGGTATCAGGCACCTCTAACTGGTATTAAGGAAAATCAGGAAAAAATAGAAGGTAATACTGTCGAGAAAGGTATAGAAATAGCAAAGGTGTATCCGTCCAAACCCTCACCAGAGGTTgaaaaaatgcaattttctTTTGAAGCCGTACCAAAGTCTGAACCATGGTATCAAACGTATCAGCGGCAAGATGAAGGAGCAGAATTTTGGCACTATTTTAGCGAAGGGGACTCACAAAAGCCATTTCTTTTACcatatgaaattgaaaattttcacgaaattttgataaaaaaccAGAATAGAgcggaaaataaaagaaaaggtcGCGGACGGAGTATGGGTTGTATTGGACGATCTCCTAGGAAAAGTCCTCGTTGTCATGCTTCCACATTAGCTATTATGTCAACAATTATAAGAAAAAGagaacaacagcaacaacaatcTTCGAATTTGTACACGATAGATGAATGCCAATCCATCAGGTCACATGCAAATACTCCCAGACCTGATCAGAAAACCGAGTTGAAATCTGATGTGGATGAAGATCTAAAAGAAATGGTAAAAAGTATCGACGAGATGCTTAATAATGCAAACGATAGTTTTGAGTTGATTGAATCATTCGAGCCAGATATAACACAGattgaattgaatttttatgaacCAAATATCCCAAGAGGACCACCTCCAAACTTGCTTGAATTATTGGACAGTTGTCACGATATCGTAAACTATTTAGAAAATTCATCATGCGCAAGTTCCGAGTGTGGTGAGGGAAGTGTCGAGTCACCtttaaaacgaagaaagaagaggaaaaatagAACAGGATGGCCTGGAATTAAAATGAAGAGAAGACTCCAAAGCAAACCTCTGGCAGACATAAACTGTGACAGGGAAAACCTAGTGGAGAAAAATATAGGGCAGAGCGAGAAGGATTGTAATGTGCAGGTTACGAATATGTCTAATAGATTAACGGAAGaaggtaatattaaaatagGTACGTCCGTTACGAGTTCCATCACACAAGATGAACAGTCATTAGGCTTTGGCCAGAGGAAGGACGACGGACGTTTATTCGAAGTGTATACCTCGAATATTTCTTCTAATACGCGTCACGACGAAAACGAGAAGAAAGAC GTTCACTTACATCTGATATATGCAACGAGACTGACAGGAATTTCATATTGA